In the Lepisosteus oculatus isolate fLepOcu1 chromosome 6, fLepOcu1.hap2, whole genome shotgun sequence genome, one interval contains:
- the LOC107078262 gene encoding uncharacterized protein, protein MESSVTLHATLIVSSILTFVATTFFYVEATTGSFNGLFLTTIANTTEEYVLEVSLDNWLSTTWILIGVWNGLWLVYVFSTLFRRNVFGTVCCNPEIHPPSFYVFWIFNNLLSIGWLFLWDWQYIFRALSLKILIPYSCYVMLTISYRNLYRHGSWLKINSPQDLWYIRYLIQNGVALYASWTSVEALINFGIVLKYKAGIEDPAVSTIVLTLLLFEILLWFVLENFIFEKYVRYTFTVYPVVILALGGMFTRNYHYDTLPRSTIYCGALMILTAVICVIRLIAICFYDERRPLFVSRIPFPLSDGIESLYHPKIGQNGASKFGVENKQFSKT, encoded by the exons ATGGAGAGTTCAGTAACCTTACATGCTACTTTGATTGTTTCTTCGATACTGACGTTTGTGGCTACTACATTCTTTTATGTGGAGGCCACTACAGGATCCTTCAATG GGTTATTTCTTACGACAATAGCAAACACTACGGAGGAGTATGTTCTGGAAGTTTCTCTAGACAATTGGCTCAGTACAACTTGGATCCTCATCGGCGTCTGGAACGGACTCTGGCTTGTCTATGTTTTCTCCACACTGTTCAGAAG gaatgTATTTGGCACTGTCTGCTGCAATCCTGAAATACACCCTCCCTCATTTTACGTGTTTTGGATTTTCAATAACCTGCTGAGCATTGGGTGGCTGTTTCTTTGGGACTGGCA ATACATTTTCAGGGCTTTGAGCTTAAAAATTCTTATTCCCTATTCCTGCTATGTAATGCTGACAATTTCATACCGAAATCTTTACCGACATGGTAGCTGGCTCAAAATTAATAGTCCACAGGATCTGTGGTACATTCGCTATCTG ATACAAAATGGAGTAGCACTGTATGCATCCTGGACTTCCGTTGAAGCTCTGATAAACTTTGGGATTGTGTTAAAGTACAAAGCTGGCATTGAGGatccagctgtcagcacaatCGTGCTCACATTGTTGCTTTTCGAAATACTTCTGTG GTTTGTTCTAGAAAACTTTATCTTCGAGAAATATGTGCGCTACACTTTCACCGTTTAccctgttgtgattctggctCTGGGAGGAATGTTCACTCGAAACTATCACTATGACACCTTGCCCAGAAGCACTATTTACTGTG gaGCCCTCATGATTCTGACTGCTGTGATCTGCGTCATTCGGCTGATTGCGATTTGCTTCTATGATGAGCGGAGGCCTCTGTTTGTCTCAAGAATCCCCTTTCCTTTGTCTGACGGCATTGAATCCCTGTATCACCCCAAAATAGGGCAGAATGGAGCCAGCAAATTCGGTGTGGAGAACAAACAGTTCTCAAAGACATAG